Below is a window of Bradyrhizobium diazoefficiens DNA.
GTAACGGTGTGGAATTGCTTCCGGTTTGTGTTAGCGACAGCCCGGATTTCGTCGCGCAGTGCGATGTCGTTGCCGTTTCGAACCGCGAGGAAGAACCATGCCGTCCGTCTGCTGCCGGTATCGGCCAGCCACTTGAACATGGATAAAACAGGCGTCAGTCCTATGCCGCCCGCAATAAACACGACAGGACGTTCCGAAGCGGTGTCGAGATGGAATTGGCCCGCGGGCGCCCTGACATCAACGATGTCGCCTTCCTTCAGGCTCTCGTGAAAATAGCTCGAGGACAGACCGGCCGGAATGTCGGGTCCTGCTTTTGGCGGTGGCGGTATGCGCTTGATACTGACCCGGTATCGATCACGGGCGAGCGGGCTGTCGGACAGAGAATAGCACCGAACAACCGGGACGGGATGGTCAGGTACTTTCAGCTCGAAGGTCAGGAACTGCCCCGGCAGAAATGGGGGCAAGGCCCCGCCATCGTGCGGCGCCAGATAGAAGGAGCAGACATCCTTCGCGCGGTTTTCGATCTTCCGCTCCACCAGGCGAAACTTCCGCTTGCCAGACCAGGTCAGTTCGGCTCGCTCGTGGGAAGCTTTGGCGCGACGAAGCAGGGCGTCACTCTGGACCTTGAAGACGGCAAGCCTTCGACGATCCATCTGCCGCCTGCGAATGGCATGTCCGACGTCGGCGAACAGCGTTACACCCGCCTGCAACAGCACGGCGCCGATGATGAACAGTCCGCCGAATTGTAGTGCCACAGCCAACATGAGCTGCCCTTCCGAATGGCCGGGTCATTCCAAAAAGAAAAATCAGAATCGTGTCGTCGTTCCTACAGCGGCACCATACCCGAAATGCTGCTCGAGCGTCTCCAGCACAAAGCCGTTCACATGAACGCTGGTCCTGCTGTCGACCGCCTGCACATACTGAGCGCCGATTGCCACGACGCTCTCTCTGACGCCCCGTATATCGCCGCTGGTAAATCCCTTGCCGGCGAGTTCAATGGTCAGCTGTTTCCTGGGACCGAAGAACTTTTGGTAACCAATGGCGCCGCCGAAGGATGCGCTATATGCATCGCTCGGAAGCGGCGAACCGGCCAAGCCCGCAGCCAGCGGGCTGAACAAGATGCCGGCGCGTTCCAGAGGACCGGCGACCTGGGCGCTGCGGGCAGCCGAGGTGTAGTTGCCAAACGACGAGAAAACGTTGGCATAGAGAATGTCGTTCGAACCTTTCTGTGTCTGGGAGATTTCCGCCAACAGCAGGACGCCGTCATTGACCCATGGCCCCTTTGCATCGAGCGCCGTCGAGGTGTTGATCCTGAACGCAGTGTTGATGTCTCCGAAACGCTGTGTCGATGAAGCGCCCCAGAAAACACCCGAACCGCCCCTTTGTACCCCAGCCCAATCCCGCGGATTGTCACTGTTGACGAAGGCGAAGTCGAACGTCACGACGTTCCTGCGGAAGTCCGTTTCAGTAAACACACCGAGCAGTTGGGCTGAGTGATCCGGCAGGGGTTGAGCATCGCCGCGCCGGAGGTCGCCCCAGCCGTAGACTCCGGTCACACGGATGTCCTGAGTGAGGCCAGGTATCTGGATCGTATCCTTCGTGATCCCCAGCGCCTGGATGTTGTCGTTGATCATGATTCCTTCTTGGAAAAAGATCTGCTGCTTGCCGACGGAGAAACCGAAATCGAGGCCCCTTCGGTCGTCGGGATCGATACCCGGAAACAACTGGCGCGTGTCGCCCTCGAAGAAGAAAGTCTGGATATTCGGGTTGAACGCGTTGACGAATTGCGTGCCCTGCCCATCGACGTTCAGTACGCCGGTGCCCAGATTGGGGCCTTGCGAGAGCGGGCTAAATCCGATGACCACCCGCTCCGTGGGCGTCAGCTGCAAATGGCCAAAAATATCAGCCCGACCGGACCCATATTCCCGGCCAGGGTGGACGCCGTCGTTGAACACCCCGGCATTGCTCTGAACGGAGCCGAACACCCAGAAGGCCGGCTGCCACACTGCGCCGGTGGGGATCTTGAACCCCGACTTGATGTTTCCAGGTCCCAGGAACGGCTCGTTCCACTCGATGATCGGCGGATTTCGCTCGGGCAGCTGCGTGTGTTCCTTCAGCAGCGGCACCGGCTTTTCGCTCAGGCGGCTCTTGCTGTGGGCAAGCTCGGCATGAGTCGCCTCGGCATGGACCGCCTCCTCACCTTGAGGCGCCGGCCTGCGACGGACGCTCGGCTTCTTCTTGCCCATGTGATCTGCCTCGGCGGCCCCTGATGGCGCCGCGGCAAGCGCGGCGACCTCGGTGGACTCCTGCTCGGCCGGCCCGGCTCCGGCGGGCGCGGGCATGCCAGCCGCCTGAGCCAGCGCGGCTCCGCAAAAGATCAGCAACCGGCCCGTTCGCATGCCACCCAACCCCCGTTGCCAGACCTAAGGCAAAACCACGTCGGCGCTTCGTGTCCTGACGGCTACGCTTCCATTGACGACCGCACGGGCAATCTCGGCGGGGCTCATGTTGTAGTCAAAACCGCCGTCCTTGACAGTATCGATCAAGTTGCTCGGTATCATCTGCGCGATGAACCGGACCGTGATCTTGTAGCGTTCGCCGCTCCTGAGCTTCTCGGCAGGCACGGTATAGGTGGCGGTCCGCCGCCCCAAAGGCTCGATGGTCTGCTTGTGCTTGCGCGCACCGAGCGGGTGCCCCACGAGAACCGTCGCCCTGGTTTCCGGCCGCACGAAAGGCAGCACGTCGGCCGAAAGATTGGTTGGCAGAACCTGCTCACGTTCGCCGCCACGAAGCGTGCGCACCAGGAAGATCGATTGCAGATTGAAGAGGTCCTTGTCCTCCTCCAACTCGCCGTTGTGCACGTATATGGAATGAGTGTCCCGGACATCGCCGTTGGGATCGCGGTCCCCTGAGACATAGACCTTGTTGCCGCGGCTGTCGGTGACGGTGACCTCCAGGAAGAAGAGACGCTCAGCGTCGAACCCCGTTGGCACGGCGTGCCCTTGGGTCACGTTGATGACGTCGACGGCAAACTGGAGGCCGCCGGTATCCCGCCTGAGAACATTGATGTCGCTGAGTTGGATACCGTTGCGCAAGACCTGCAAACGGAGTTGGCGCACCTTTGCCAGACGTTCGAACTGCGTCTTGATGATGGCTCGCGCGTCGTAGCGCTCGTCACGGGACTCCCAAGCCTTGGGAAATTTGTAGTCCTTCGGGGCCGCTTTCTCGAATTCGTCGGTGCCCCATCCGGCCTTGTAGTTGAACTGCAGCCATTCCGCGAGCGACTTGAGCTTCTGCGCGTCGACGTTGAACGGGAATATCCCGGGATGGATCACCGAATAGTCGGGTCCGGCGAAGGTATGGTTGGTGATCTTGCGGTCCTTGGTCGGCACACCGCCGACGATTGCAGCCGGCCCGAAATCATAGCCCGACGCGACACCCTGCACCCGGCCCATATGGCAATCCTGGCACTTCTCGCCTCTCTCCTTGATCGCGGGCGATGCCTTGAATTCGGTGAAAGCCTCCTCCAGCCTGAACCCATTGAGCAGCGTGACATCGTGGCAGCTTCCGCAGAACATCGGCTTCGTGAGAAAGAACGCCTGCTTGACCGAGCCATGGATGGCGCGCCCGGGCTGATCCTTGGATGTCGAAACGCGGTACTCTTCCGGCTTGCTCAGCACCCGTTTGAGCTCAGCGCCGCCCTTCGGGCCGTAGACCGGCGAATAAATGTCACCTTCCACGGTCGCCATCCGCGCGCTGATCTTGCCGTATGCTTGATTGACCCGGTGGCAGGCCACACAGGTAATCCCTTCCCGGGACGCCGGCGATCGGTCGAGGTTGGAACCGTAGACTGACTCGTTGAGGTTCATCCCGAGCGGTGTATGGCAGCGAATGCAGAAATCGCCATTGGTGCCGCCGCTGTTGATATTGATCTTGGTCTGCATCGCGTTGAACACGACGCTGACTTGAGCATAGGCGTGCTGTGAGACCGACCATTCCTCGAATTGCTTGACGTGGCAGACGGCGCACGTGCTCGCCGACGGATACTTGGTCTCGAGGAACAGCTTCTCATGCTCCGCGTCCGCGGCCTTTCGCCTGGCCTCATCATCCGCCTGTTTCTTTTTCGCCTCGTCCGAATCCTTGGCGGCACCTGGCGCGACCTTCAGCGCGTCTGCGGGATTGTTGGCGCCCGGTGTCAAGAGATCGTTGCCGCCAGGGGCCGGGGTCAGCAAATCGCCGCCACTCGGCGCTGGCGTCAGCAGGTCATCCCCGGCAGGCTTGTTGGACCCGGACGGGGCCGGCGCGGGAGAAGTCTGCGGGATCAACAGATCATCGTTGTTGCCCTGGGCAACGATCTGACGTGGCCGGCCTGTGGCGCTAGTGACATCTGCCAAATAGTCTCGGAGCCGAATGATATCAGGAGCCGAAGCGCCGCGATTGTGGGGCGAGGTCGATGGCGGTTTGCCGCCAGTGACTTCGGCCCAGTATTTTTCGAGCCGGGCGAGATCGGTCGCGGCCGTGCCATGTACAGCCAAGGCATCAGATGGGGAGCGGGCATCGACTGTGACCGGCAGCACGGAACCAGCCGAGGCGGCAATCAATGCGGCCACATGCCAAACTCGCCTTCCAATCACGCGAGCCATAATCAAACTACCAATCGCTATCGGGCTTCACGCAAAAATTGTGCAACGAATTCGATGAAGCCCCTGAATAAGGAAAAAGGATACCCTTAACAAATGACAGTCCGCAAACAAAATTCTTGGCCCTCCCGGGCAAACCGCGCGCACTGGAGCAGGTTTAAGAACATAATCGATGCCGGAAGCTTGGTCTGACGGACTCATCCTTCGATCGTGCGTAGATTCTCCACGAGTTGTGCCTGCCCGGCAACAGTCGATCTTCGACCGGATGGTTCGAAGAGCAACGCGTGCACATTCCCTATGCATCTGACCATTTCGAGCGCGGTCGAACTTCAGCACAAAGACACCCAGCGGCTGCAGCCCGTCGCGGAACCCTACCCGCCGTGCGATCTCGAGGCCCGCGTCGACTTTCTCAACGAACACTAAGGTCACCAGCACCGCCGTCCCGCTGAAGCGAGAGCCGATCCGATGCGCCGCAATCCCAAAACGCCGCCCCAAGCGCTGCTTGCGGCACCAAGGGAAAGCGGCTTAACTCAGACCAACCGATTGGTCGGAGCTTCCACAGGCGGCGCCGCAAGATGTTGCAATCCATTTGAGGTCGGACAGCCGGCGACGCGTTGTGTGTCGAACCCGTACTTGTGATGCCGCAACCGGCCCTTGCGTATCACATCGGGCAGCCGTGGTCCGGCGGCGCTTGTTGGTCTGAAAGAGCATGATGCCACTCTGGCTCGTTCTGATGTTGATGACGATAGCAGCTCTCGCCGCCGTCGTTTGGCCGATCGCGTTTGCCGGTCGAACCGCTCCGTCCGGCAGCGACGTCGCGGTCTACAAGGATCAACTCATCGAAATCGATCGAGATCGAGAAGCCGGCTCGATTGGCACGGCAGACGCCGACGCGGCACGCCTCGAGGTTTCGCGCCGACTTCTGAAGGCGGCCGAGGCCTCCGAGACGCCTAACCAATTACCGGTCGGTGGTAGTAACACCAAAGTGCGCCGGCTCACGGCACTCGCAATGGGCATGGTGTTCTTGCCAACATTTGCCGGCGGCATGTATCTCCGGCTCGGCTCGCCTGGCACGGTCCGGATGGAGGTTGCTGATCAAACCACATCCTCTTCTGATGATGTGGTTGACGGCATGGTCGCTCAAGTCGAGAGCTATCTGAAGGGCAAGCCGAACGATGGACACGGCTGGGAGATTCTTGCTCCAATCTACATGCGGATGGGGCGATATGACGATTCGGCGCGCGCTTGGCAAAAGGCCATAACTGGCCTGGGCGACAGCTCCGACCGCGAGGAAAATCTAGGCGAGGCCCTTGTTGCCGCTGCCAATGGCGTCGTGACGAACGAAGCCAGGAGAGCGTTCAATCAGGCGCTATCGATCGATCCCACCAGCGTCGACGCCGGTTTTTACATCGGACTTGCGGCAAAACAGGATGGCCGGCCGGATGAGGCGGCCAGGATCTGGCGCGGTCTGATCGACACCGCGCCACCTGATGCAGACTGGCTCGATACCGTTCGCAACGCACTCGCACGCCTCGATGCGCCTTCAGTCGCAGCCGCGGACGATGCTTCGGCGCCTGAGAAGCAACAGGATGCCATGATCAGGTCCATGGTCGAGGGATTATCGGAGCGCCTCAAAATCAATGGCGGAGATCTGGATGGCTGGCTCAGGCTTGTGCGCTCGTACAAGGTCCTTCGTGAGCGCGACAAGGCCGACGCCGCCATCGTGAATGCACGACGCGCGCTCGCGTCGGATCCCGAGAAACTAGCCCGGCTCGAAATGGGTCTGGCGAGCATCG
It encodes the following:
- a CDS encoding multiheme c-type cytochrome, which codes for MAALIAASAGSVLPVTVDARSPSDALAVHGTAATDLARLEKYWAEVTGGKPPSTSPHNRGASAPDIIRLRDYLADVTSATGRPRQIVAQGNNDDLLIPQTSPAPAPSGSNKPAGDDLLTPAPSGGDLLTPAPGGNDLLTPGANNPADALKVAPGAAKDSDEAKKKQADDEARRKAADAEHEKLFLETKYPSASTCAVCHVKQFEEWSVSQHAYAQVSVVFNAMQTKININSGGTNGDFCIRCHTPLGMNLNESVYGSNLDRSPASREGITCVACHRVNQAYGKISARMATVEGDIYSPVYGPKGGAELKRVLSKPEEYRVSTSKDQPGRAIHGSVKQAFFLTKPMFCGSCHDVTLLNGFRLEEAFTEFKASPAIKERGEKCQDCHMGRVQGVASGYDFGPAAIVGGVPTKDRKITNHTFAGPDYSVIHPGIFPFNVDAQKLKSLAEWLQFNYKAGWGTDEFEKAAPKDYKFPKAWESRDERYDARAIIKTQFERLAKVRQLRLQVLRNGIQLSDINVLRRDTGGLQFAVDVINVTQGHAVPTGFDAERLFFLEVTVTDSRGNKVYVSGDRDPNGDVRDTHSIYVHNGELEEDKDLFNLQSIFLVRTLRGGEREQVLPTNLSADVLPFVRPETRATVLVGHPLGARKHKQTIEPLGRRTATYTVPAEKLRSGERYKITVRFIAQMIPSNLIDTVKDGGFDYNMSPAEIARAVVNGSVAVRTRSADVVLP
- the ccmI gene encoding c-type cytochrome biogenesis protein CcmI → MMPLWLVLMLMTIAALAAVVWPIAFAGRTAPSGSDVAVYKDQLIEIDRDREAGSIGTADADAARLEVSRRLLKAAEASETPNQLPVGGSNTKVRRLTALAMGMVFLPTFAGGMYLRLGSPGTVRMEVADQTTSSSDDVVDGMVAQVESYLKGKPNDGHGWEILAPIYMRMGRYDDSARAWQKAITGLGDSSDREENLGEALVAAANGVVTNEARRAFNQALSIDPTSVDAGFYIGLAAKQDGRPDEAARIWRGLIDTAPPDADWLDTVRNALARLDAPSVAAADDASAPEKQQDAMIRSMVEGLSERLKINGGDLDGWLRLVRSYKVLRERDKADAAIVNARRALASDPEKLARLEMGLASIDRPLNGVSREVSKQPAPTTAGPAEHDSAPVQAMVDKLAERLSRKGGDVDSWLMLVRSYETLGEHKKATAATAQARSAFASDPQKLVDFNQRLGAIDDASGPPVANMSPRRDNPPAPTNTSPTEEQQAMIKGMVDRLADRLTRNGNDVDGWIQLMRSYVVLGQRDQASAAARSGRAALGNDTEALNRLDAGAKGLGVDLP
- a CDS encoding 2Fe-2S iron-sulfur cluster-binding protein, which gives rise to MLAVALQFGGLFIIGAVLLQAGVTLFADVGHAIRRRQMDRRRLAVFKVQSDALLRRAKASHERAELTWSGKRKFRLVERKIENRAKDVCSFYLAPHDGGALPPFLPGQFLTFELKVPDHPVPVVRCYSLSDSPLARDRYRVSIKRIPPPPKAGPDIPAGLSSSYFHESLKEGDIVDVRAPAGQFHLDTASERPVVFIAGGIGLTPVLSMFKWLADTGSRRTAWFFLAVRNGNDIALRDEIRAVANTNRKQFHTVTLYSDPTNECIEGEDYDCKGFLSIDLLKRYLNTSNYEFYICGPPPMMEAVVKALSEWGVPEADIHFEAFGPGSVKKVQRPESDAEAAAGFKVELARSRRSLVWTKEAGSLLELAEANGIRINSGCRAGNCGTCVTAVKRGSVNYLVRPATDPAPGSALLCIAHPTADITLDA